The following coding sequences are from one Poecilia reticulata strain Guanapo linkage group LG18, Guppy_female_1.0+MT, whole genome shotgun sequence window:
- the LOC103480641 gene encoding serine/arginine repetitive matrix protein 2-like, with translation MLEEKKAVGSPQERKTSNISRKKIQSFNAENANVASTNGNVSNYPQSFSLLLENCAPCPAPGVLTTPLLSGLPGSAPLTGRQAASLQLAQLKAQLALTQMNNVLAVGGCAPTLTSNTHIPAPGLPTKPPSPTAVAINLLNLLKIANTMSHPMYNPFAPGKQMPSQGPYGLSGGQMEMDPRRPPPHFSSGSNFSSSGSSGLTCGPSGGPIPSIMSLPGNYRPERNKITVDEDIDRCLDLNISRAREEVIQTSSSQNTQFTNVQRDIFPSSYKGMPSYLTSSATLVNKPFTVDSSNNSLDWLPICQRGSEEESSKKYSSASSTFLGSGESLFSTSSEGKHMSSIPGLGGYDIKRPATSMPPPEPIRPKYTSESASNILLHFGLEKEDLEHLISYPEDQITPENLPFILRQIKLEKEKKAAIAVQSNPYSSTQPIRSMGEKDKFIPSMGGGFNSDQISSTVLKPSKVIDYGHTGKYTTELGNEVGRTVGSSAVAGVSGSLLYTDTFKPSSHVKDPLQRGPGELKTGPAVSSHGQMSSVSTVDSLRSHVAPSSSDPSKKLGVQTSQTSTSLFPSFGLLNKDTELSRLKPEGPKIPPPKQPEPARQASTQPQPFNPPCNLSRGVHPGRPGLVLIHSNDSHNNNKSKTQGQGLKSSEQGNKIPAQQQPIQQTLQHQGPPPQKPQFQMHLQPILQLKQVQQGPPASMPPRLAPFPGRPALPTPAQVPIRPLLPMSAPVLLRPSLPTPAQGRMEAMPRMPPPVFKDQTSVPKMGPSKLPTPAMMQDYAAATPRIFPHTCCLCMKECTNMKDWLSHQNTSLHLDSCRLLRLRCPDWDGTTLELLSGPGKGSQPSPTAVGQSFHETRSHSLSPQRQRGSEDSKESPHHHYGSESRRQKRSSRSRSHSPQRHHSSDGQRERRSSRSPHTSRHSRRSRSRSYDHPTSSHHRSRSRSYERRSPPRKREAKRSSPRRSYEHRSSPRRSDERHSSPRRNREARSPAERSAPQRKRSRSADRLAKRLLETTAVQSLSKQSNLEAMVKTLAPALLAELAKMKSSSNTEKKTSSAKSAKATSSHPKSGKSFSAKPMSAESLSAGKVRLSSVSASLSHDDIFDALEKFGKVKEVNIARASLQAAVHFEKEADAEKLKKLQCFQVKGLTVYIDKKMNVVSKKPQSAQKKSAESSTTSTGKAKTPALPGAKTITTGQVAPKAKGVSTKQVAVKKPNTAGKSAVKPFGVKIKQGPRVQKTKSPVKTADADDSKDEATNTKPESDEIKSAETPSETAEVMKTSDTTVGDEDKEEKMEVTPVAETLSNPVKAETQPDALGVKDLESKSAPSENQPVAAKAESQELPLVSKTVDIVGTSEENQVEECLKVDSVRIKVEDVERGKAEPGKPMEILSSAESKDQVSETVKPAARVKTPPCLSSPHKTSADPGQTRQTAVKTKKMLERDSSQVQPCPMEESEPSAGKLKTETEQLQSPKKTETKQEDVSSHLTPEPVSDVVAVKLEEPKSAEAKPDDGVAAPADVFSLAAAVKTEKQEQQKETQHTAEKTVKSSTPLSKDSHNEKQPPPQTCASVSPTPAEPIQSGSVKAGSTNVSDMKAGKNEAEVVAVPTASCKSNENPERKRSPRAPVVPAEKQAMPAPSTSTMSVAALGNPEDGAVELPQINEEFFRVLTTALREHRLRQGEKKTSEESLTISKTTSEGMKEENAPLTKDESKDEDNYSDPFDEFGFNFGDFVTVDEISEEMDDTLVEDTSVSLESTSKDATGGQSLDVSSAASKTSTRSSKNCKSSTSSPSKSEKGSDSSVSGVKTSPSTPSNSVKTPPSSAHKSQSNKSKPPVRSSETSSSGRSTRSAATIKSSAGTQQVGKKDVKPKESAVAKSDHQASAESCSAKTVESELRKKTSKIQPTEGRSSQIQNLKSDFKNVKETKKNEVKDKKKDMAGKSTEEKRGNNENTQILDSFKEKSDEQKNKDVNQDRRTEIQISGPEQDQLTHQGADNDTGPSDECQEMEVDESTKLQDGALKDQAATADDGKEVPITTQVSEKGETKEAQSSDGPSVRDTSDKNQVTSEETNQTPNSSSVKQKDDILLSKRVCETSREVGQTSNEDHNGRKDTLKDQKLVVPTDLLPKAEDEPTDKETYKVIDSLDDQPTKTETESERATKDSKIVSRDLKPTGQGQSKSKTSKGEKEKSPKEQDKTKPAVRTKDSKTETGSLEDFEEMVYKVVDSIEDDSVQEPSTTRSCSRRRTPRGNKKDEKTSPPVEEPKKSDDKEEEVFTVLDSVEEESPSKKPAVTRSTRGRRENTAKKVEESTKTKQDKTPTRRRHTPVRDSKDKEKEKTPKKDVPLKDSAPTKKSDTGEADATHQELDNVEYDQPTTQKPRRGRPKKDSKTSKKQTEEEKEPVYQIVDSLEDQEKNMTVESSLQKESKTNIEMAADDNTVSSQIKYPIGGEDDEAGGAREDQPAEKQRSTSKIDFKKEEERKELMEVATDESVILPERGEKDVSAAATYNREITEEETREVVAPKEAEEDRREKQGTREQSVGRLKDWSNSDEAGKNDEKEDKEENVQTSNSSKRKHDDNTVVDEQEKDFTKPEAKRSCSLSPSVPVDFQLPPFDPSNPLGEEFVVPKSGFFCNLCSIFYLNESTAKKIHCSSQKHYSNLQKHYQKLKLKTS, from the exons ATGTTGGAGGAAAAGAAAGCAGTCGGATCTCCGCAGGAGAGAAAAACTTCAAACATCAGCAGGAAGAAAATCCAGAGCTTCAACGCAGAAAACGCCAACGTTGCCTCAACCAACGGCAACGTCAGCAATTATCCACAAAG cttttctttgcttttggaGAATTGCGCCCCGTGTCCTGCTCCAGGGGTCCTAACAACCCCACTTCTCAGCGGGCTTCCTGGGAGCGCGCCACTGACAGGAAGGCAAGCTGCTTCTTTGCAGTTGGCCCAGCTGAAGGCTCAGCTAGCATTAACGCAGATGAACAATGTTCTCGCTGTTGGTGGCTGTGCTCCAACCTTGACATCAAACACCCACATACCTGCTCCGGGATTGCCCACAAAACCACCTTCGCCGACTGCTGTGGCCATCAATCTCCTGAACCTTCTGAAAATTGCCAACACTATGTCTCATCCCATGTATAATCCCTTTGCCCCTGGCAAACAGATGCCATCCCAGGGACCTTATGGACTCTCTGGTGGGCAAATGGAGATGGACCCTCGGAGGCCACCGCCTCACTTTAGCTCTGGTTCCAACTTCAGCTCTTCTGGATCTTCTGGTCTTACCTGTGGACCCTCTGGAGGACCTATACCGTCCATTATGTCTTTACCAGGAAACTACAGACCCGAGAGAAATAAGATTACTGTAGATGAAGACATAGACAGATGTTTGGACTTGAATATCAGTAGAGCCAGGGAGGAGGTGATACAAACTTCCTCAAGCCAAAATACCCAATTTACTAACGTTCAAAGAGACATATTTCCTTCTTCATACAAAGGAATGCCTTCATATTTGACATCTTCTGCTACTCTAGTAAACAAACCCTTTACTGTGGATAGTAGTAACAACAGTTTGGACTGGTTGCCTATATGCCAGAGGGGTTCAGAGGAAGAGtcatcaaaaaaatattcatctgcGTCCTCCACCTTCCTAGGCAGTGGTGAAAGTCTTTTCAGTACCTCCAGTGAAGGAAAACATATGTCATCCATTCCAGGTTTGGGTGGCTATGACATAAAAAGACCAGCTACGTCTATGCCTCCTCCGGAGCCCATTCGCCCCAAGTATACTTCAGAATCAGCCTCGAACATTCTCCTGCACTTTGGTCTTGAAAAAGAAGACTTGGAACACCTAATCTCTTACCCAGAAGACCAGATAACACCTGAGAACCTGCCTTTCATCCTAAGGCAAATCAAgctggagaaggaaaagaaagctGCAATTGCTGTTCAATCCAACCCCTACAGTTCAACTCAACCCATCAGAAGTATGGGTGAAAAGGACAAGTTTATTCCTTCCATGGGGGGAGGGTTCAATTCAGATCAAATATCATCCACTGTTCTTAAACCAAGTAAAGTGATCGATTATGGACATACTGGCAAATATACCACAGAGCTTGGGAATGAAGTTGGAAGAACTGTTGGCAGTTCTGCTGTAGCTGGTGTGAGTGGAAGTTTGCTATATACTGACACTTTCAAACCTAGCAGTCATGTCAAAGATCCACTTCAAAGAGGCCCTGGAGAGCTGAAAACTGGACCAGCTGTCTCTTCACATGGCCAGATGAGTTCTGTCTCCACTGTTGACTCACTGAGGAGCCATGTGGCACCATCAAGCAGCGATCCATCTAAAAAATTGGGAGTCCAAACAAGCCAGACTTCAACGTCGCTCTTCCCATCTTTCGGATTGCTGAACAAGGACACAGAATTAAGTCGACTCAAGCCCGAAGGCCCCAAAATTCCTCCCCCGAAGCAGCCAGAGCCAGCTCGCCAGGCATCCACTCAACCCCAGCCATTCAATCCACCCTGTAATTTAAGTCGTGGAGTTCATCCTGGGCGTCCCGGCCTCGTGCTTATTCACAGTAACGACTCTCACAACAATAATAAGAGCAAAACTCAAGGTCAAGGATTAAAATCTTCAGAACAGGGGAATAAGATACCAGCACAACAGCAGCCAATTCAGCAGACTCTGCAGCATCAAGGACCGCCACCACAGAAGCCACAATTTCAAATGCATCTGCAGCCAATTCTGCAGTTGAAACAAGTACAACAAGGTCCTCCTGCTTCTATGCCACCCCGGTTGGCTCCCTTTCCAGGTCGTCCTGCTCTACCTACACCAGCCCAAGTTCCAATCCGTCCTCTTCTTCCTATGTCAGCCCCAGTGCTACTTCGTCCTTCTCTACCTACACCAGCCCAAGGCCGGATGGAAGCCATGCCTCGTATGCCGCCTCCAGTTTTCAAAGACCAGACATCAGTACCAAAGATGGGTCCGTCCAAACTACCAACACCGGCCATGATGCAGGACTACGCCGCGGCAACACCAAGAATATTTCCTCATACCTGTTGTCTTTGTATGAAAGAATGTACCAATATGAAG GACTGGCTCTCCCACCAGAACACTAGCCTTCATCTCGACAGCTGCAGACTGCTGAGGTTACG aTGCCCTGATTGGGATGGGACGACACTGGAGTTATTGAG TGGTCCAGGTAAAGGTTCCCAACCCTCGCCCACAGCTGTTGGCCAGAGTTTCCATGAGACTCGTTCCCATTCCCTTAGCCCTCAACGCCAACGTGGATCAGAGGACAGCAAGGAAAGTCCGCACCACCATTATGGGTCAGAGAGTAGAAGACAAAAACGTAGCAGCCGCTCTCGATCACATAGTCCACAACGCCATCATTCCTCCGACGGTCAACGAGAGAGACGAAGTAGCAGATCGCCACACACCTCCAGACACTCTCGCag GTCCCGCTCTCGTTCCTATGATCACCCAACCTCGTCTCACCACCGCTCACGTTCAAGAAGTTACGAGAGACGATCACCTCCCAGGAAGAGGGAAGCCAAGCGGTCGTCACCAAGGAGAAGCTATGAGCATCGATCGTCTCCAAGAAGAAGCGACGAGAGACACTCGTCACCAAGGAGAAATCGTGAGGCGCGGTCACCAGCGGAGAGATCCGCGCCTCAGCGTAAGAGGTCCAGAAGTGCCGACAGACTGGCTAAGAGGCTCCTGGAAACAACAG CTGTCCAGTCTCTGTCCAAACAATCTAACCTGGAGGCCATGGTTAAAACTCTGGCTCCTGCGTTACTGGCTGAGCTGGCTAAGATGAAGTCCTCTTCCAACACAGAGAAGAAGACATCTTCTGCTAAATCAGCTAAAGCCACATCCAGCCATCCAAAGAGCGGGAAAAGCTTTTCAGCGAAGCCTATG TCTGCTGAGTCCTTATCTGCTGGCAAAGTGAGGCTCTCTAGCGTTTCTGCTTCCCTTTCTCATGACGACATTTTTGATGCCTTGGAGAAATTTGGAAAAGTCAAAGAAGTGAATATAGCAAGAGCATCACTGCAG GCAGCCGTCCATTTTGAGAAAGAGGCAGATGCAgagaaactgaagaaattaCAATGCTTCCAAGTGAAAGGACTGACTGTCtacattgacaaaaaaatg aatgtTGTTTCCAAGAAACCTCAGTCGGCGCAGAA AAAGTCTGCAGAGTCCAGTACAACATCCACTGGGAAAGCTAAGACACCTGCATTACCTGGGGCTAAAACCATCACGACAGGCCAAGTTGCTCCAAAAGCAAAGGGTGTCTCCACCAAGCAGGTAGCTGTAAAGAAACCCAATACAGCTGGAAAAAGTGCAGTAAAACCGTTTGGAGTTAAAATTAAACAGGGGCCACGAGTCCAAAAAACCAAAAGTCCAGTAAAGACGGCTGATGCCGACGATTCTAAAGACGAAGCGACAAACACGAAACCTGAAagtgatgaaataaaatctgctgaaaCTCCCAGTGAGACCGCTGAGGTGATGAAGACGTCGGATACGACTGTCGGTGATGAagataaagaggagaaaatggaAGTGACTCCTGTAGCAGAAACATTGTCAAACCCGGTGAAGGCTGAAACCCAACCAGACGCTTTGGGTGTGAAGGACTTGGAGTCCAAATCAGCACCGTCAGAAAACCAGCCGGTTGCTGCCAAAGCAGAAAGCCAAGAGCTCCCCCTGGTGTCCAAAACCGTCGACATAGTGGGAACCTCTGAAGAGAATCAAGTAGAAGAATGTCTCAAAGTGGATTCTGTAAGAATCAAAGTTGAAGATGTTGAACGTGGAAAGGCTGAACCAGGAAAACCCATGGAAATTTTGAGTTCTGCTGAGTCCAAAGACCAAGTTTCAGAAACTGTAAAACCAGCTGCTAGAGTTAAAACTCCGCCGTGTTTGTCGTCTCCACATAAAACCTCTGCTGATCCAGGTCAAACACGGCAAACTGctgtgaaaaccaaaaaaatgttgGAGAGAGACTCATCGCAGGTCCAGCCGTGTCCGATGGAGGAATCGGAACCCTCAGCAGGAAAGTTAAAGACAGAAACTGAGCAACTACAGTCTCCAAAGAAGACAGAAACGAAGCAGGAAG ATGTAAGCAGTCATCTGACACCAGAGCCTGTGAGCGACGTCGTAGCTGTGAAGCTTGAGGAACCAAAATCTGCTGAAGCGAAGCCTGATGATGGCGTAGCGGCACCAGCTGACGTTTTCTCCCTCGCAGCCGCGGTGAAGACAGAAAAGCAGGAGCAGCAAAAAGAAACGC AACACACAGCAGAGAAAACTGTCAAGTCCTCGACG cCTCTTTCAAAAGATTCTCATAATGAGAAACAGCCTCCACCTCAGACCTGTGCCTCAGTTTCTCCAACTCCAGCAGAACCCATCCAGTCAGGTTCCGTCAAAGCAGGATcaacaaatgtttcagatatGAAGGCTGGAAAAAACGAAGCGGAGGTCGTTGCAGTCCCGACTGCGTCTTGTAAATCCAATGAAAATCCTGAGAGGAAGCGGTCACCCAGAGCTCCAGTCGtccctgcagaaaaacaagccaTGCCTGCTCCGTCCACCTCTACCATGTCAGTCGCGGCTTTGGGCAACCCAGAGGACGGCGCTGTTGAACTTCCTCAGATCAATGAAGAATTTTTCAGGGTGCTGACAACAGCACTTCGTGAGCACAGACTAAGacagggagaaaagaaaacaagtgaaGAG AGTCTCACCATAAGCAAAACAACCTCTGAAGGTATGAAGGAGGAAAACGCACCCCTCACAAAG GATGAAAGCAAAGACGAGGATAATTACTCGGATCCTTTTGATGAGTTTGGCTTTAACTTTGGGGACTTTGTGACTGTTGATGAGATTAGTGAGGAAATGGATGACACGCTGGTTGAAGACACCTCTGTTTCATTAGAGTCGACATCCAAAGATGCAACAGGAGGGCAGAGCCTCGATGTGTCCTCTGCTGCCAGTAAGACCTCAACAAGGTCTTCAAAAAACTGCAAGAGCTCAACTTCTTCCCCATCCAAGTCTGAGAAGGGCAGTGACTCATCTGTTAGTGGGGTTAAAACATCTCCCTCCACTCCTTCTAATTCTGTAAAAACTCCACCTTCCTCTGCTCATAAATCTCAGTCAAACAAGAGTAAGCCTCCCGTTAGGTCATCAGAAACATCATCCTCTGGTCGAAGTACTCGTTCAGCAGCAACCATCAAATCATCTGCAGGAACACAGCAGGTGGGTAAAAAGGATGTAAAACCTAAAGAGAGTGCAGTGGCAAAGTCTGACCACCAGGCGTCAGCAGAGAGCTGTTCTGCAAAAACTGTTGAGTCAgagttgaggaaaaaaacatcgAAGATTCAACCCACAGAGGGACGGAGCTCACAGATCCAGAATCTGaagtcagattttaaaaatgtcaaagagaCGAAGAAAAACGAAGTGAAGGATAAGAAAAAAGACATGGCTGGAAAAAGCACAGAGGAGAAGAGGGGCAATAATGAGAATACACAAATCCTTGATTccttcaaagaaaaatctgatgaGCAGAAAAATAAGGATGTCAATCAAGACAGAAGAACGGAAATTCAAATATCTGGACCTGAGCAGGACCAGCTCACTCATCAGGGAGCTGATAATGACACCGGCCCATCAGATGAATGCCAGGAAATGGAAGTAGATGAGTCCACCAAGCTGCAGGACGGTGCACTTAAAGATCAG GCTGCCACAGCTGATGATGGAAAAGAAGTTCCCATAACGACGCAGGTTTCTGAAAAGGGTGAGACTAAAGAAGCCCAGAGTTCTGATGGGCCATCGGTCAGAGATACATCTGATAAAAACCAAGTGACAAGTGAAGAAACCAACCAGACTCCAAATAGCAGtagtgtaaaacaaaaagatgacATCCTTTTATCAAAGAGAGTCTGTGAAACCTCCAGAGAGGTTGGTCAGACCTCTAACGAAGACCACAATGGCAGAAAAGACACTTTGAAAGACCAGAAACTTGTAGTTCCCACAGACCTTCTGCCTAAAGCAGAGGATGAACCCACAGATAAAGAGACTTACAAGGTCATAGATTCATTGGACGATCAACCCACAAAAACTGAGACGGAATCAGAACGAGCAACAAAAGACAGTAAAATCGTCTCTAGAGATCTCAAACCAACTGGACAAGGTcagtcaaaaagcaaaacatctaaaggtgaaaaagaaaaatcaccaaAGGAACAGGACAAAACAAAGCCCGCAGTACGAACAAAGGACAGCAAGACGGAGACAGGGAGTCTTGAGGATTTTGAGGAAATGGTCTATAAAGTTGTGGACTCCATTGAAGACGATTCTGTTCAAGAACCCTCAACCACAAGGAGTTGTAGTAGGAGACGAACACCCAggggaaacaaaaaagatgAGAAGACATCACCTCCTGTAGAAGAACCTAAGAAATCTGATGACAAAGAAGAGGAAGTGTTCACAGTTTTAGACTCTGTGGAAGAGGAAAGTCCCAGTAAAAAACCAGCGGTGACGAGATCGActagaggaagaagagaaaacacagcaaagaaagTTGAAGAAAGTACTAAAACAAAGCAAGACAAAACCCCCACAAGAAGGCGGCACACACCAGTCAGAGAttcaaaagacaaagaaaaagagaaaactccCAAAAAAGATGTTCCTCTTAAGGACAGTGCACCAACAAAGAAGAGTGACACTGGGGAGGCGGACGCTACTCATCAGGAACTGGACAATGTTGAGTATGACCAACCAACTACACAGAAACCAAGAAGAGGAAGACCAAAGAAGGACAGTAAAActagtaaaaaacaaactgaggaagaaaaagagcCTGTTTATCAGATTGTAGATTCTCTAGAAGATCAAGAGAAAAACATGACGGTAGAATCCAGTCTGcagaaagaaagtaagacaaACATTGAAATGGCTGCAGATGACAACACAGTTTCCTCACAGATAAAATATCCTATTGGAGGGGAGGATGATGAAGCAGGGGGCGCTAGAGAGGATcaacctgcagaaaaacagaggagcacgtcaaaaatagactttaagaaggaagaggagaggaaagagtTGATGGAAGTAGCTACTGATGAGTCAGTGATTCTACctgagagaggagagaaagacgTGTCGGCTGCTGCGACTTACAACAGAGAGATCACAGAGGAAGAAACTCGGGAGGTTGTTGCTCCTAAAGAGGCAGAAGAGGATCGACGGGAAAAGCAGGGAACTCGGGAGCAATCAGTGGGCCGTCTAAAG gaTTGGTCGAATTCAGATGAAGCCGGTAAAAACGACgagaaagaagacaaagaagaaaacgtACAAACTTCAAACTCTTCTAAACGTAAACATGACGACAACACAG
- the LOC108167211 gene encoding matrin-3-like, whose translation MICVFLAVDKRKQKSTGPEAKRSRSQSPSVSVNLQLPPFNPKNPLGKEFVNPTSGFFCSLCSVFYLNEETAKEIHCSSQEHYDNLKNYYQRLQQNVQGSLSD comes from the exons atgatctgtgtttttctagCTGTGGATAAACGGAAGCAGAAGTCGACTGGACCCGAAGCAAAACGGTCTCGCTCCCAGTCTCCGAGCGTCTCTGTGAACCTGCAGCTGCCGCCGTTTAATCCCAAAAACCCTCTGG GTAAGGAATTTGTGAATCCCACGTCTgggtttttctgcagtttgtgttctgttttttactTAAACGAGGAAACGGCCAAGGAAATCCACTGCAGCAGCCAGGAGCACTACGACAACCTGAAG AACTATTACCAGAGACTTCAACAAAATGTCCAAGGCTCGCTCTCGGACTGA